The nucleotide window CTCTTGCCGATGTCAAAATGAGGCAAAGTTGtgatgtactccctccatttcataTTAGTCGTCACTGAAGCGAATGTATCAATATCCGTTTTAGCAGCAACTAATATGGAACAGATGGAGTAAAAGTTATTCATATGTGCATGTACCTCTCTGCTTCCGACGTACTCCTATTTGTTTGCACCCTGTCTGTCTCTAGTTCAAACATGATTCGGATTTTTATCAGTTATCAACTGGGAAATAGCCATCGATCGTTGCAAGTTCAACTAGGATGAGATGTCTCACAGTGCCCTATGTTTTCCACTTCAAATCTGGCCATTCTTCTtctttgcttgcttgcttgccAGTGTTACCACAAACTGTGCAGCAGCAGATCATCAATTCCTAACAGCCATTACAAGTTTCTAGCATGCCACCTAGCTTATGGTCTAAACTTCTAGTTACACAGAGAGTTACCAGAAACAACTTTgctgctattgctcttgctcttCCTCACCCTCACCATCTCCCTcaccctcttcctcttcctcttcctcgccCTCTACTGCCGCCCACCAAGCAAGAAGGCCAAGACCATCTCCTTTAATACTCCCCTGTAGAAGGGTTAATTTACTCCAATTAATCAGCTGTGCAGCCATCGGTAGATGCATTCAAGTTTGCTGTGCTGCCAGTGCAGTGCACGCTGTATCTCTATATGATAATACACACACAAGGAAGAAGACATACATTGATCTGCATTGGAGCAAATGGCTTGTCATCCTCCTTTTGCTCAACTGGTATAGGTGGGTATTTTATGCTAGATGCCAAGAATCGTATCTGCATAGAGATTGGGATGGTCGTAAGCCTTTTTGTGGCTAGGGACTATATGAAATAGTAATTGCTTGGGATTAACCTCATCATCAATGTCAAGATGAAGTTCATCACCATCTTCAGTCTTCAACGCCCACCTACCATCTTCCCCCCTGGATACATATGAACAAAGAAATGAGACACAATATAACCTGGAGATAAAATGGTAAATAAACTACACCTCAATTTGCAAATAATACTAGAGGCCTGTGTACTGCAAAATAAAATCCAAACAGATCAATGTGTTACCTCACTGTGCCAAACTGCATCAAGTGTCCCGGGATGCATATATCGGTGAAAAAATCAAGTGAAACTGAACAAGGAAAACAGTATAGCAGTTAAAGCCCACCATTTTGCGGGTACAGCTTCACAAATGTCACAGAATTACATAGTAATAACATTTTTAATAGTTCCCAGAACAGGATGGGAGCATGGATTATTTAAATCTTGTGGGCATACAAAGTACCAATACTCCAACATAGTTGAAAAGAGGAGAAACATGTCAGCAGGAGTCAATTAAATGTACATGCTTACAAGAAAATGAAATCCGGGAGTCTACAATGAAATACTAAGCTTGGTTTATTTCTCTAAGAGAATTGCGAAAAGTTCCCCTGCAGAATGTTGTATACTTTGAGCGTTTTCTATGAATTTCCCAGTTTTATTGACGTAAAGAAATTCGAAATTCTGTAGATAAAGGAGAACTAGTGGGGCAAAGTGTCATAGAGAGAGGAGAGAAAAGATAAGGTTGTCAGGCAACCATGGAGACCTGGTAAAGGGGGATCGATCCGATCCCCACTCCAGGCTCGGTGCGAGCCGTGCGGCGGCCGCTGTGCAGCGGTGGCATACTCCATCTAAGTCAGACACCTTCTCTCCTAGAGGAAAACAGAATTGGAGCATCAAGTTCCTTCCGGTTCAACTCAGTGTGCAGCAACAAGTTGGTGTCCTATCTAGTGCTCGCATGCTTGGCCTGTACGCGTGTTGGCTTTGAGCAGCAACCTCCCGCTCCTCGATTCCTCTCGGTGTGCCTCGGTCCGTGGAGCAGCATTGTATCACCGAGGGCTCGCTAACAACTCCGCGGTACATCGGCGTAAAGGTTTTCTGGGACAGTGTCAACCCGACGTGCCTTGCCTCATCGACACAACAACTTCGAGTGCTGTCGACGGAAGTGATTGTTCTTGTTTATTCTACTTGCTATCTGAATGATTTAACTAGTTTGTTGAGTTTGACCTGCAACTAGAATTTATTTGAAAGCAAGTGAATAGCTGCAACTGATAGTACTATATAGAACAGAACTTCAGAACCTGGTGTGTGCCTCTGTTATTCTTGCTTAATATCTGCACTTGACTTGCTTAGTAGCGTTCATCTTATCACTGCTATTTATCCTTTGTAAGGAATAACAATCTACTTGTTGGTAGAAATTTTAAAGGCACTAGAACTGAATTTATCTCTAATTAGTGACATCCGCAAGATGACAGTGAGCACAGGTTTGGTTAATCAAGTAATTCATGTATATAATTTTGGTAGTTGCTCTGAATTTTGACAGTAGCACCCGTATGTAATTCATATATATGTTGTTATTACACTCATACTATGTTAGAACTAGGATTTAATATTCTGAATAATTTGCTGAAACTGCACATATTTCAACAGAAAATAGGCATGAATTGAGAAAGGGGTTACAGCAGGTTGTAAACCAATTAGCAAACAAAAGGCCAATGAGAAAATAACTAAGTCACCTTGCAATCCCTTCTCATCATATCCGCTGATCTTCCCAACAAGAACCTCCCCAATAAAGGGCCTAAACATCAATAACCTAAAGGAAACCTGTCCAGGATGGGGAAAATGAAGGGAACATAAACATGAACTGCAAAATGTGTAAAGCCTCGAATTACGAGGTCACAAAATTTGTACTAACAGCAATGCCGGAAGAGAGTGCATCCATGGTGCAAGTTTGGCATGCTATCTATAATGAGTCATTCACACTACCTAGGAAAAGACAAGACTACGCACTTGAGGCAGAGAAATAATCATTATTAACTTACAGCAAGGCAAACTGGAATAGTCAGTTAAATAAGTACAGATTGGGGGAACTACTCCTGTTCAAAACTGTAGTTTTTTTAAACTGCTATTAAACAGTTTAATGTCAAGAGACAAACTATCTTAGTGATCAACATGTCGTATTAATCCCAAAAGTTCCAGTTCTATGTAAGCACAACAATCAAATGCTAAGCACTACTAAGAAAGGCTCTGGGGTAACTACATGAACACCAGTGATAAACTGCACAGGAAAGAACTAAAAACATACTGGAATTTTAGGTATTCAACTCAATTGCACAAACAATGTAGTCACCCTTAAGCCTTGACCTTGTACAAAGTTTACAGAGCATACACTAAACAACATACAACATCTCACATCCCTTAACAGATAATGAATGGCAAAATGATAGCACAAATTACTTTATACGTCGAGCAGCCCTCTCCAGGAAAGATGAATCCACCTTCAACGGCAAGGATGTCATAGACGGACACGCAGAGACCGAGATTTGCAACCACCTGCAGTACAAGTCCAAACACAGATTGCGAAATACAATTAAGAACAATCGAGTGGAACAGAATTCCAGTAGTGTAAACAAAATCTTGCCATGCACTGGTGATAATGTGACCAAGTTCACACTACCTTATCCAGGAAGAGCCTCTCAAGCTCGGCCTTGATGGCGTCAACGAGAGGGCGATTCAGCAAGTGCGGAGGCATGGGCAGGTTGTGCTCGATCTGGCTCAGAACAAACATCCTTCACGTCCAGTACCGGAGCCAGGAAAATATTAAAGCCTGGATAAGCTGCAAGAAAAAATGTCTAACCATGATCTACCTAACAAGCCACCAATGCATAATTTAAAATTGAGAGCCGCAACCGTTGCATATTTGAAACAGATATAAGCTACAACGTTGAGAGCCACATATCCACAATACTTTCAAAGTAAAACAGGGGAATACCCAAGTAAATGTTCATAAAAGATAAACCGAATTGAGTGAACCGATGAGTACATCAAATAATTGCCTACTTTGACTGAATTTTCAACACCAGAACTGATATAAACAAACTAATGGGATAAATGATGATTGTTCAAAGTAGACATATTTCCCTAAGTTGGTATGCGCGTTCTTTACTCAAAATGTTTGTCCACTCTTTAATGATTGAAGTTCTTTTCAATGAAATCCAATCACTTAAACTCTTAGTTTATTTATAATTAATCTGGTTAGAACTTAGAAGGAAACAATTTGAGGAAGGTGCAGGTGGTACTTCATACTCAAGTACCCTACACCCTATACACAACCATACCTAGTCCTCTACCATATACACTCTAGTCTGTACTCTTTACCGACTCTACTGGGAGACAATCCTGGATAGGCCGAAGTTTATAAACCAGTCATTTTCCTAGgccatgtacaatggttgataagatagtcttatcttaagttttgcatgtaatttagagatgacaaaaaaatatgtctacaatgggtcatctcttagccttatcttcaataactagaCATTCCTAAAAATGTGGTGACacatattgtgctaagagatcatctttcgtcttctcttaaataagagaagacaagacTTTTCTTAAGAgttctctctcctccacctcatcatttatcctatCTGGCACTCCCAAGATAGTACCATTGTACATGCCCCTAGTCGGTTACCAGTATGGACTGAAAGTTTCCAGTGCAGTTCATCTTACCAGAGTCATCGACGCTTCCACTCGCTCCGCCGCGCGTCCCCCACGTGTCGCGCCATTCCTCGCGCCGTAGGAACGGcaactgccccccccccccctctcctgcTTATGTCAGTGGCTGAAGTCCAACAAAAGAATGGGGACACGCCACTTGGAGGCAGCAAGAaagtaagagcatctccagc belongs to Triticum urartu cultivar G1812 chromosome 7, Tu2.1, whole genome shotgun sequence and includes:
- the LOC125523290 gene encoding DNA-directed RNA polymerase III subunit RPC8-like, which encodes MFVLSQIEHNLPMPPHLLNRPLVDAIKAELERLFLDKVVANLGLCVSVYDILAVEGGFIFPGEGCSTYKVSFRLLMFRPFIGEVLVGKISGYDEKGLQVSLDFFTDICIPGHLMQFGTVRGEDGRWALKTEDGDELHLDIDDEIRFLASSIKYPPIPVEQKEDDKPFAPMQINGSIKGDGLGLLAWWAAVEGEEEEEEEGEGDGEGEEEQEQ